A DNA window from Turicibacter sp. TJ11 contains the following coding sequences:
- a CDS encoding iron ABC transporter permease, translated as MEIKKERRQLLVITGLLTVLIMISIAFSISLGAANIDIFEIWKAIFSPDLTLTEHTIIHNVRLPRVLASLLVGACFAVSGAIMQGITRNPLADSGLLGINGGATLAIALCFAFGIQAYNQLLIMSFIGAALATITVFGISSTTKGGATPFRLTLAGAVISALLISLSQGVALYFNLSQDLAYWSAGGMAGITWAQLAIGAPIIFVSLVGSFILAPYLTILSLGDEVATSLGQRTILIRVFSLLIVLMLAGIAVSLAGNVAYVGLIVPHVVKLLVGGKYQFIIPISALLGGWFLLVADLASRLINAPQETPLGALTAMIGVPFFIYLIKTRGRDAL; from the coding sequence TTGGAGATAAAAAAAGAGCGTCGACAATTACTAGTGATTACAGGACTACTCACTGTTTTAATTATGATTAGTATCGCCTTTTCAATATCATTAGGAGCAGCTAATATTGATATTTTTGAGATTTGGAAAGCCATCTTTTCACCTGATTTAACATTAACCGAACATACAATTATTCATAATGTTCGATTACCACGTGTTTTAGCTAGTCTTTTAGTGGGGGCTTGCTTTGCTGTTTCAGGTGCCATTATGCAAGGTATTACAAGAAATCCACTTGCTGACTCAGGTCTTTTAGGAATTAATGGGGGGGCAACGTTAGCAATTGCTTTATGCTTTGCTTTTGGAATACAAGCCTACAATCAATTGTTGATTATGTCATTTATTGGAGCTGCCTTAGCGACTATTACCGTTTTTGGAATTAGTTCAACAACTAAAGGTGGAGCAACTCCTTTTCGTCTAACGTTAGCTGGAGCAGTTATTTCAGCGTTACTTATTTCATTAAGTCAAGGAGTTGCCTTATATTTTAATTTAAGTCAAGATTTAGCTTATTGGTCAGCTGGCGGAATGGCAGGGATCACCTGGGCTCAATTAGCGATAGGGGCACCGATTATTTTCGTGTCTTTAGTAGGTTCATTTATTTTAGCCCCTTATCTCACTATTTTAAGTTTAGGTGATGAGGTTGCCACCAGTCTTGGCCAACGAACCATTTTAATACGTGTGTTTAGTCTTTTAATTGTTTTAATGTTAGCAGGAATAGCTGTATCGTTGGCTGGAAATGTAGCTTATGTTGGACTAATTGTTCCTCATGTCGTTAAGCTTTTAGTCGGAGGGAAATATCAATTCATTATTCCGATTTCTGCTTTATTAGGTGGGTGGTTTTTATTGGTCGCTGACTTAGCTTCTCGACTCATTAATGCTCCACAAGAAACACCGTTAGGAGCTTTAACAGCTATGATTGGAGTTCCATTTTTCATTTATCTCATTAAAACGAGAGGAAGGGATGCTTTATGA
- a CDS encoding ABC transporter substrate-binding protein, with translation MKFKHLLFIAFITLIFSITGCSSTSQSNNESPSTEQSSTEKQETRKVTVAGVEYEVPATPQRVIAYEGYVGSAIALDVPVVGTVMREGYNYSYLGDLSDIENVGAPISVEKALALNPDLIVTYDDSNLDQLKQIAPVVYIPYGYAGSVQEEIRLLGDVFNKKEAAEEWIRSFEEEAKMAREKLVGIIPEDATFGLYETSGKTLYVYGDNFGRGGQAVYNALALKAPEKIIEDVINGDQWMEISLEVLPEYAADYMFITQYMPESGSGQTIEDLVAQNPIWGTLDAVKNNQVFMNDFNVFVHFDPMAVRYQMNLIVDLLLERAEENKVKS, from the coding sequence ATGAAATTCAAGCATTTATTATTCATCGCATTTATAACTTTAATATTTTCAATAACGGGATGTTCAAGTACATCTCAATCAAATAATGAAAGTCCCTCAACGGAACAGTCATCTACTGAAAAACAAGAGACAAGAAAAGTGACTGTTGCTGGTGTTGAATATGAAGTTCCCGCTACCCCACAACGTGTGATTGCTTATGAAGGCTATGTTGGAAGTGCGATTGCTTTAGATGTACCAGTCGTTGGAACAGTCATGCGTGAAGGATATAATTATTCTTATTTAGGTGATTTAAGCGACATTGAAAATGTAGGAGCACCTATTTCAGTGGAAAAAGCATTAGCGTTAAATCCAGACTTAATTGTGACCTATGATGACTCAAACTTAGATCAATTAAAGCAAATTGCACCTGTTGTCTATATCCCTTACGGATATGCAGGATCCGTTCAAGAAGAAATTCGTTTATTAGGAGATGTTTTTAATAAAAAAGAAGCAGCTGAAGAGTGGATCCGTTCGTTTGAGGAAGAAGCAAAGATGGCACGTGAAAAATTAGTCGGTATTATTCCAGAAGATGCAACCTTTGGCCTTTATGAAACCTCAGGAAAAACGTTATACGTTTATGGAGATAATTTTGGACGTGGTGGACAGGCCGTATATAATGCCTTAGCTTTAAAAGCACCAGAAAAAATCATTGAAGATGTCATCAATGGTGATCAATGGATGGAAATTTCATTAGAAGTGTTACCTGAGTATGCAGCAGATTATATGTTCATCACACAATACATGCCTGAATCAGGAAGCGGTCAAACGATAGAAGATTTAGTTGCACAAAATCCAATTTGGGGAACACTTGATGCAGTTAAAAATAATCAAGTCTTTATGAATGATTTTAATGTTTTTGTTCATTTTGATCCGATGGCCGTTCGTTATCAAATGAATTTAATCGTCGACCTGTTATTAGAGCGCGCTGAAGAAAATAAAGTGAAATCATAA
- a CDS encoding ABC transporter ATP-binding protein, whose protein sequence is MIQALQVKDLVVSYDKKIILNQINASIPKGKITVLIGSNGCGKSTLLKTMARLLKPTEGEVYLNNQLMREMDAKKIAKILAVLPQTPIAPEAMTVLELVRQGRYPYKKMFKSQDKEDEQAVLMALKATNTYELRDREVQSLSGGQRQRVWIAMVLAQATEIIFLDEPTTYLDLAHQIDILDLLQELNEDQGKTIVMVLHDLNLAARYADKFIVLANQTIYSSGMPEEVMTKQMLQDVFSLNAEIEKDHLTKTPICVPYSKRKKKNKGD, encoded by the coding sequence ATGATACAAGCGTTACAAGTGAAAGATTTAGTTGTGAGTTATGATAAAAAGATCATTTTAAATCAAATTAATGCATCTATTCCAAAAGGAAAAATCACTGTTTTAATTGGAAGTAATGGATGCGGAAAATCTACGCTTCTTAAAACGATGGCGCGTTTATTAAAGCCTACTGAAGGGGAGGTTTATTTAAATAATCAATTAATGAGAGAAATGGATGCTAAAAAAATTGCAAAAATATTGGCTGTCTTACCTCAAACTCCCATTGCGCCTGAGGCTATGACGGTGCTTGAGCTCGTCCGTCAAGGGCGTTATCCATATAAGAAAATGTTTAAATCACAGGATAAAGAAGATGAACAAGCTGTTTTAATGGCATTAAAAGCAACGAACACGTACGAACTTCGTGATCGAGAAGTTCAAAGTTTATCAGGTGGTCAACGTCAACGGGTTTGGATTGCGATGGTATTGGCACAAGCTACAGAAATTATTTTCTTAGATGAGCCTACAACCTATTTAGATTTAGCTCATCAAATTGACATATTAGATTTATTACAAGAGTTAAATGAAGATCAAGGAAAAACTATTGTCATGGTGTTACACGATTTAAATTTAGCAGCAAGATACGCCGATAAATTTATTGTTTTAGCTAATCAAACAATTTATTCTTCAGGAATGCCTGAAGAAGTGATGACGAAGCAAATGCTTCAAGATGTGTTCAGTTTAAATGCAGAAATTGAAAAAGACCATTTAACTAAAACACCTATTTGTGTCCCTTATTCAAAAAGAAAAAAGAAAAATAAAGGAGATTGA
- a CDS encoding ComEC/Rec2 family competence protein — MKKISSLKQHVKFLLLSLHLVFLTGCHFAMTNKETTLSQTVDLSQSPIAITILETGKSDCIILEIEDKTVMIDTGLDGNGQKIVDFLNNEDIDTIDYLIISHLDKDHIGGSDIIMDQMTINEVIQPNYSRDTKQYKEYKQALDDHHVTVHYLTDDLTFEINEVNFKIHAPLQENYEQSNDYSLITSVSYKNHSFLFAGDAEAIRLSEFLTTHPQHYTLLKLPHHGRYSDQLDTLLEVTSPTYGVITCSKEEYADTKVLQLLARNQVDTFMTSDGPITIKSDGTNISIHQQLNTIISFKQK; from the coding sequence ATGAAAAAAATATCTTCACTAAAACAACATGTGAAATTCCTTCTTTTATCACTTCATTTAGTTTTTTTAACAGGCTGTCACTTTGCAATGACTAATAAAGAAACGACTCTTTCTCAAACAGTTGATTTAAGTCAATCTCCAATAGCCATTACCATTCTTGAAACCGGAAAATCTGACTGTATTATCCTAGAAATTGAAGATAAAACAGTGATGATTGACACAGGTCTCGATGGAAACGGCCAAAAAATCGTTGATTTTTTAAATAATGAAGATATTGATACGATTGATTATTTAATTATTTCTCACTTAGATAAAGATCACATTGGTGGTAGTGATATCATTATGGATCAAATGACGATTAATGAAGTTATTCAGCCAAACTACAGTCGAGATACGAAACAATATAAGGAATATAAACAAGCGTTAGACGATCATCATGTAACTGTTCACTACTTAACCGATGACTTAACATTTGAAATTAATGAAGTTAATTTCAAAATACACGCTCCTCTTCAAGAAAATTATGAGCAATCAAACGACTATTCGCTCATTACATCAGTCTCATACAAAAATCATAGTTTCTTATTTGCAGGAGATGCCGAGGCAATTCGCCTAAGTGAATTTTTAACTACCCATCCTCAGCACTATACATTACTAAAACTCCCTCATCATGGAAGATATAGCGATCAGCTCGATACTTTATTAGAAGTCACATCCCCTACTTATGGAGTGATTACTTGTTCAAAAGAAGAATATGCAGATACAAAAGTCCTTCAATTGTTAGCTCGAAATCAAGTTGATACATTTATGACGAGCGATGGTCCAATTACAATAAAAAGTGACGGAACCAATATCAGTATTCATCAACAACTCAATACAATCATTTCATTCAAACAAAAATAG
- the gpmA gene encoding 2,3-diphosphoglycerate-dependent phosphoglycerate mutase — MIKLVLIRHGESIWNLENKFTGWTDVELSENGLKEARMAAKVLRENGLEFDVAYTSRLKRAIRTLWIILHEMDLMWIPVYKSWKLNERHYGALQGLNKEKTAEIYGEQQVHKWRRFVDVRPPELTKEDPRYSGHEAKYRDLKEEEIPLTENLTDTEKRVLEDWNEKIAPDLLAGKRVIIAAHGNTLRALVKYLDNISSDKIADLNIPTGTPLVYELDDELKPICHYYLSLDEENSNE, encoded by the coding sequence ATGATTAAGTTAGTTTTAATCAGACATGGGGAAAGTATATGGAATTTAGAAAATAAATTTACAGGGTGGACAGACGTAGAGTTATCTGAAAATGGTTTAAAAGAAGCTCGCATGGCAGCAAAAGTTTTACGCGAAAATGGATTAGAGTTTGATGTGGCGTATACCTCAAGACTTAAACGCGCGATTCGTACACTGTGGATTATTCTTCATGAGATGGATTTAATGTGGATTCCTGTTTATAAGTCATGGAAGTTAAATGAGCGTCATTATGGGGCGTTACAAGGGTTAAATAAAGAAAAAACCGCTGAAATTTATGGGGAGCAACAGGTGCATAAGTGGCGTCGTTTTGTTGATGTTAGACCTCCTGAGTTAACTAAAGAGGATCCAAGATACTCAGGTCATGAAGCTAAGTATCGTGATTTAAAAGAGGAAGAGATACCATTAACTGAAAATCTAACAGATACTGAAAAACGAGTGTTAGAAGATTGGAATGAAAAAATTGCTCCAGATTTATTAGCGGGAAAACGTGTTATTATAGCGGCACACGGAAATACACTTAGAGCATTAGTGAAGTATTTAGATAATATTTCAAGTGATAAGATCGCAGATTTAAATATTCCAACGGGAACACCTCTTGTTTATGAATTAGATGATGAGTTAAAACCAATTTGTCATTATTATTTATCGCTAGATGAAGAAAATTCTAACGAGTAG
- a CDS encoding alkaline phosphatase — translation MISNKTKKKIACFTGAMMLGGTLLPAINVHQEVNASTPGVKNVIYLIADGMNDGVLTASRYYNDVQDGILGNDTLAMDSIRTGFVKTGWANGPITDSAAAGTALSTGNKIKSGVIGYTTSNTPIATILEAAELEGLSTGIIATSEIMHATPAAFSSHATSRHDYNALMKQQIYNDMEVVLGGGNAFFQEDGAGKREDGRNLVSEIEQLGYDYITSKDELLNYDGDKLWGMFAETDLAYDFDRQALDIEQPTLVEMTEKAVKVLEKNEDGFFLMVEGSKIDWAAHANDPAGAISDILAFDEVVDYAVEYAKEHKDTLVVVTTDHGNSGFSIGNSETTSGYDNLSFEESIGQIKDLSLSAEAFTSLINEKSDSEIATLITKYYGYTGITQDEINLAKEGKVSQVITKRAKIGYTTGDHTGGDVYLGVYSPAGVEKLRGIVDNTQIPQYIAKNLSLNLDSTTQKLFNSVEEVATQLEATYELNEEDKDNPYVLMTKENIELKLHINTNVVEINVEGKTPTYERLEGVILYNGETETVYGSTEEISVILTKAVEDNKAEEATPQPDYSEKDETDTSQPEDSEKDETNTSTDDKLEESLTPDSTPNKKPTTGLQAFSGVLGGILVTLIGYKGLVTKKENN, via the coding sequence ATGATTTCAAATAAAACAAAAAAGAAAATTGCGTGTTTTACAGGGGCTATGATGCTAGGGGGAACTTTATTACCAGCTATTAATGTACATCAGGAGGTGAATGCTTCTACACCCGGTGTTAAAAATGTTATTTATTTAATTGCAGATGGAATGAATGATGGGGTATTAACGGCTTCTAGATATTATAATGATGTACAAGATGGTATATTAGGTAATGATACTTTAGCAATGGATAGTATTCGAACTGGTTTTGTTAAAACGGGGTGGGCTAATGGTCCAATTACAGATTCAGCAGCTGCTGGAACGGCACTTTCAACAGGAAATAAAATAAAATCTGGTGTCATAGGATACACGACTAGTAATACTCCTATAGCTACAATACTAGAAGCAGCTGAATTAGAAGGATTATCAACAGGAATCATTGCAACGAGTGAAATTATGCACGCCACTCCTGCAGCATTTTCATCACATGCTACATCAAGACATGATTATAATGCTTTAATGAAGCAACAAATTTATAATGATATGGAAGTTGTTTTAGGTGGAGGAAATGCCTTTTTCCAAGAAGATGGAGCTGGAAAGCGTGAAGATGGACGAAATTTAGTATCTGAAATTGAACAATTAGGTTACGATTATATTACAAGCAAAGATGAGTTATTAAATTATGATGGAGATAAGTTATGGGGAATGTTTGCTGAGACAGATTTAGCTTATGATTTTGATCGACAAGCTTTAGATATTGAACAGCCAACATTAGTTGAAATGACAGAAAAAGCAGTTAAAGTTTTAGAAAAGAATGAAGATGGATTTTTCTTAATGGTTGAAGGAAGTAAAATTGACTGGGCAGCTCATGCAAATGATCCTGCTGGAGCAATTAGTGATATTCTTGCTTTTGATGAGGTTGTTGATTATGCAGTTGAGTATGCAAAAGAGCATAAAGATACGTTAGTCGTTGTAACAACGGATCATGGAAATAGCGGATTTAGTATTGGAAATAGTGAGACAACTAGTGGATATGATAATTTAAGTTTTGAGGAATCTATTGGTCAAATTAAAGATTTATCATTAAGTGCAGAAGCATTTACTTCTTTAATTAATGAAAAAAGTGATAGTGAAATTGCGACATTAATTACTAAGTATTATGGATATACTGGCATTACACAAGATGAAATTAATTTAGCTAAAGAAGGAAAAGTGAGTCAAGTCATTACTAAACGTGCTAAAATTGGTTACACAACAGGAGACCATACAGGTGGAGATGTCTATCTTGGGGTTTATTCACCTGCCGGTGTTGAAAAATTAAGAGGAATTGTTGATAATACTCAAATTCCTCAATACATTGCCAAAAATTTATCATTAAATTTAGATTCAACCACACAAAAATTATTTAATTCAGTAGAGGAGGTTGCTACTCAATTAGAAGCAACTTATGAATTGAATGAAGAGGATAAAGATAATCCATATGTATTAATGACTAAAGAAAATATTGAATTAAAGCTTCATATTAATACGAATGTTGTTGAGATCAATGTTGAAGGAAAAACTCCAACTTATGAACGATTAGAGGGGGTTATCCTTTATAATGGTGAAACTGAAACTGTATATGGATCAACCGAAGAGATTAGCGTAATTCTAACAAAAGCAGTCGAAGATAATAAAGCAGAGGAAGCTACGCCTCAACCAGATTATAGTGAGAAAGATGAAACAGATACATCTCAACCAGAAGACAGTGAGAAAGATGAAACAAACACATCTACGGACGATAAATTAGAAGAATCATTAACTCCTGATTCAACGCCTAATAAAAAACCGACAACTGGATTGCAAGCTTTTAGTGGTGTTTTAGGCGGGATATTAGTTACTTTAATAGGTTACAAAGGACTAGTAACTAAAAAGGAAAATAATTAA
- a CDS encoding alkaline phosphatase, producing MNNKLKSMIAGTLVATAAANTLSLESLTNVVANDNQDKNVIMLIADGMSTEALTLARHVKGSDLAMDEIATGAVITSWAKGPITDSAPGGTAYSTGEKTNNKYVGTSVHDTPLATMIEGAESIGKATGIIATSEITHATPADFSAHTNDRSQYNSILRQQMNLDLEVALGGGFNKPSGFKDVEDFNSYYNERVEELAAEGFDFVQTRDELLAYEGEKLWGSFASADLKYDYDRQADEDTVEPTLAEMTEKAIEVLDKDEDGFFLMVEGSKVDWAAHANNTVGIVSDILAFDDAVAEAVEFAKEDGNTIVVVTTDHGNSGITIGSDYYNQNVGSPTRATYEATTNQLKAAKITEERFNELVADATDAQIMSLVKEYYNFDLTNEELMVVKDQGIREVIARRVGIGYTTGGHTGEQVYLGVYAPKGTKLLEGVVDNTEVSEYMQEMLFGEALLKELTSKLFIEGATALNKLEDTTAVLDNSISYAPKVIIEKLGNTIELELYTNNYTLNGESFELDSVMPYMSKQGKYYIPQQLIDLINELNEVKSNDSVTGEFMTDAGSDSVSEEEVITEELISDAIEKEQSNEVIDTNQVIKDEVITEEVTSDIVVEEELDEEMVTDEVIEDGVTTEEVINTDLVNNEEVITGGNN from the coding sequence ATGAATAACAAATTAAAGTCAATGATAGCAGGTACATTAGTAGCAACAGCTGCTGCTAATACACTAAGTTTAGAGAGTCTCACAAATGTAGTAGCGAATGATAATCAAGATAAAAATGTAATTATGTTAATTGCTGATGGGATGAGTACAGAAGCTTTAACGTTAGCTCGTCATGTAAAAGGATCAGATTTAGCAATGGATGAAATCGCAACTGGTGCAGTTATCACATCATGGGCAAAAGGTCCAATTACAGATTCAGCTCCTGGGGGAACGGCCTATTCAACTGGAGAAAAAACAAATAATAAATATGTTGGAACTTCAGTTCATGATACGCCATTAGCGACAATGATAGAAGGGGCAGAATCCATTGGAAAAGCAACGGGAATTATTGCAACCTCTGAAATTACACATGCAACCCCTGCAGACTTCTCAGCTCATACCAATGATCGTTCACAGTATAATTCAATTTTAAGGCAACAGATGAACCTTGATTTAGAAGTTGCCTTAGGTGGTGGCTTTAATAAACCAAGTGGATTTAAAGATGTTGAAGATTTTAATTCTTATTACAATGAACGTGTCGAAGAATTAGCAGCAGAAGGTTTTGATTTTGTTCAAACACGTGATGAATTATTAGCCTATGAGGGTGAAAAGTTATGGGGAAGCTTTGCAAGTGCAGATTTAAAATATGATTATGATCGTCAAGCAGATGAAGATACAGTTGAACCAACATTAGCAGAAATGACTGAAAAAGCAATTGAAGTATTAGATAAAGATGAAGATGGATTCTTCTTAATGGTTGAAGGAAGTAAAGTAGACTGGGCAGCTCATGCTAATAATACCGTTGGGATTGTTTCAGATATTTTAGCTTTTGATGATGCAGTTGCAGAAGCAGTTGAATTTGCTAAAGAAGATGGAAATACAATTGTTGTTGTCACAACGGATCATGGAAATAGCGGTATTACAATTGGAAGTGATTATTATAATCAAAACGTGGGATCCCCAACTAGAGCAACTTATGAGGCAACAACAAATCAATTAAAAGCAGCTAAAATTACTGAAGAAAGATTTAATGAATTAGTAGCTGATGCAACAGATGCTCAAATTATGTCGTTAGTAAAAGAATATTATAACTTTGATTTAACAAATGAGGAATTAATGGTAGTTAAAGATCAAGGCATTAGAGAAGTTATTGCTCGACGAGTAGGAATTGGTTACACAACAGGTGGCCATACAGGAGAGCAGGTTTATTTAGGTGTTTATGCACCAAAAGGAACTAAACTACTAGAAGGTGTCGTAGATAATACAGAGGTTAGTGAATATATGCAAGAAATGTTATTTGGAGAAGCTTTATTGAAAGAATTAACATCAAAACTATTTATTGAGGGGGCAACTGCTTTAAATAAGTTAGAAGATACAACCGCTGTACTGGATAATTCAATTAGCTATGCACCAAAAGTGATTATTGAAAAACTTGGGAACACAATAGAGCTGGAACTATATACAAATAACTATACATTAAATGGTGAATCTTTTGAGTTAGATTCAGTCATGCCTTATATGTCAAAACAGGGAAAATACTATATTCCACAACAATTAATTGATTTAATTAATGAGTTAAATGAAGTTAAATCTAATGATTCAGTAACTGGGGAATTTATGACAGATGCAGGAAGTGATTCAGTTAGTGAAGAGGAAGTAATCACTGAGGAATTAATTAGTGATGCTATAGAAAAAGAGCAGTCGAATGAAGTGATTGACACAAATCAAGTGATTAAAGATGAGGTAATAACTGAAGAAGTAACTAGTGATATTGTAGTGGAAGAAGAATTGGATGAAGAAATGGTGACAGATGAAGTGATTGAAGATGGGGTAACGACTGAAGAAGTGATTAACACTGATCTAGTTAATAATGAAGAAGTAATCACTGGAGGGAATAACTAA
- a CDS encoding xanthine phosphoribosyltransferase, whose protein sequence is METLKQRILADGVALSETVLKVDSFLNHGVDAQLMYEIGTSFKNYFEHHQVTKIFTIESSGIAPAVMTAMQMDLPMVTLKKQSSKILKDDLYQTTVHSFTKSTDYQLTLSKKYISKDDHVLIIDDFLANGEAALGAIRLVEEAGAKVAGIGIVIEKSFQPGRQLLVDKGYDVYSLARISKLGSGIIEFVEE, encoded by the coding sequence GTGGAGACGTTAAAACAACGAATTTTAGCAGATGGAGTTGCATTAAGTGAGACAGTACTAAAAGTAGATTCTTTTTTAAATCATGGAGTAGATGCTCAGTTAATGTATGAAATCGGAACAAGTTTTAAAAATTATTTTGAACATCACCAAGTGACTAAAATCTTTACGATTGAAAGTTCTGGAATTGCACCAGCTGTTATGACGGCGATGCAAATGGATTTACCGATGGTAACATTGAAAAAACAATCATCTAAGATTTTAAAAGATGACTTATATCAAACAACGGTTCATTCATTTACTAAATCAACGGATTACCAATTAACGTTATCTAAAAAATATATTTCAAAAGATGATCATGTTTTAATTATTGATGATTTCTTAGCTAACGGAGAGGCTGCTTTAGGAGCTATTCGTTTAGTTGAAGAAGCAGGAGCAAAAGTAGCGGGGATTGGGATTGTTATCGAGAAATCATTCCAACCAGGACGACAGTTATTAGTTGATAAAGGATACGATGTATATTCTCTAGCACGTATTAGTAAGCTAGGGAGCGGAATTATTGAATTTGTAGAGGAATAG
- a CDS encoding nucleobase:cation symporter-2 family protein has protein sequence MSNKEKNLSQTNLIYGVDDNPTLGKKVLFGLQHIFAAFSGIVVVPLVIAGSLGFDSSMTTSLISASILAAGLATIIQAYGIGPVGSRVACIMGTDFTFVSPAISVGSTLGMAGIVGATILGSLFEIILSFFIKPLMKLFPPIVTGTVVCLIGLTLLPVSIDWAAGGTGAADYGSLLNISIAMLVLVVTLLLNRYGKGMISSASILIGMMVGYIVCIPLGMVDFKSVSDASWFAIPNILEYGIIFDWKAVLAFIPAYFVTTIETVGCLKAIGETSNVEMTEKKIGAGILADGLGSICGGLVGSFSNTSFSQNVGLISLTKVASKHVAVMAGILLVCLGLFPKLAGVINGIPQPVLGGVGLVMFGMVAAAGIKTLSRVELTDRNLLIIATSMALGLGVTFRPDFISGLPEALQMIFSSGISTGTIVALVLNVVLKETQQCAVKLEKVEVA, from the coding sequence ATGAGTAACAAGGAGAAAAATTTAAGTCAAACAAATTTAATTTATGGGGTTGATGATAACCCAACACTTGGAAAGAAAGTTTTATTTGGGTTACAGCATATTTTTGCGGCTTTCTCAGGAATTGTTGTCGTGCCGCTTGTCATTGCAGGATCACTGGGGTTTGATAGTAGTATGACAACCTCATTAATTAGTGCTTCAATCTTAGCAGCAGGATTAGCAACGATTATTCAAGCTTATGGAATAGGTCCAGTTGGTTCTCGTGTGGCTTGTATTATGGGGACAGATTTTACATTTGTTTCACCTGCGATTTCAGTTGGATCAACATTAGGAATGGCAGGAATTGTTGGAGCAACCATTTTAGGTTCATTATTTGAAATTATTTTAAGTTTCTTTATTAAACCATTAATGAAGTTATTCCCACCGATTGTAACTGGAACGGTTGTTTGTTTAATTGGATTAACATTACTACCAGTTTCTATTGATTGGGCAGCGGGTGGAACAGGTGCTGCTGATTATGGAAGTTTATTAAACATTTCTATTGCGATGTTAGTGTTAGTTGTGACATTATTATTAAATCGTTATGGAAAAGGCATGATTAGTAGTGCTTCTATTTTAATTGGAATGATGGTAGGGTATATCGTTTGTATTCCACTTGGAATGGTTGATTTTAAATCTGTATCAGATGCAAGCTGGTTTGCGATTCCTAATATTTTAGAGTATGGAATTATTTTTGATTGGAAAGCAGTTTTAGCTTTTATTCCGGCTTACTTTGTAACGACGATTGAAACGGTTGGATGTTTAAAAGCCATTGGTGAAACATCTAATGTTGAAATGACTGAGAAAAAAATCGGAGCTGGAATTTTAGCCGATGGTTTAGGAAGTATTTGTGGAGGATTAGTCGGATCATTTTCTAATACGTCATTCAGTCAAAATGTTGGTTTAATTTCGTTAACAAAAGTAGCAAGTAAACATGTCGCTGTTATGGCAGGTATTTTATTAGTTTGTTTAGGTTTATTTCCTAAATTAGCAGGTGTAATTAATGGAATTCCACAACCTGTATTAGGTGGGGTTGGACTTGTGATGTTCGGAATGGTTGCTGCAGCTGGAATTAAAACGTTAAGTCGTGTTGAGTTAACGGATCGTAATCTTTTAATTATTGCGACTTCAATGGCATTAGGTTTAGGTGTAACGTTCCGTCCTGATTTTATTTCAGGATTACCTGAAGCATTACAAATGATCTTTTCATCAGGTATCTCAACAGGAACGATTGTCGCTTTAGTTTTAAATGTCGTATTAAAAGAAACTCAACAGTGTGCAGTAAAACTAGAAAAAGTGGAGGTTGCTTAG